The genomic DNA GTTAAAAAGTCGAACACCAGGTCTCAGTTTGGTCATGCAGACAACACAGAAGGTCCTGGATATAtagatatttaaaataaaaaaaaaaaacaaaaaaaacaaaaaaaaaacctccctcaGCATGGATTGTGACAAGGTGCCGAACACATTCATGAGGGTTTTTAAAACCCAACAGGCCAACAGAAAGCTTTCCGGTACAAATTCAGACGGAGGTTTCACTAAATGGCGAACAGTGCTCGTTTCTTTGCAACTCTCTGGCTTGCGAGGCATCGAAATTTAAGAATAAacgtttatttaattaattaggTGACTGTGCCACTGCGAGAAGTCCTGTTACACCGAGTCGACTATGCTTAGTGCCATATTGCAAcagttttctttaattaaaaggCAAGGTGAGAGAGGTGTTGGTACGGCTTTTGTATCCAGCTAACGACTGCAATTAAATCCGAGTCAAGGCCAGACGAAAACGTCTGAGAAACAAAATCATTATAAAAAACATCACACctggaaaaaaaactgaattcagCATAGATGGTCTGTCAAAAGATTtcaagaagagagaaaagagaaaaaataaatgtttatcatCCAAACTAAACATTACAAACAGCATCTACAGAGAATAGATCATTTCTAATAACTTAGGTACATAAATTATTATGCAATACAATACTATTCCATCTGGAGGCCAGAGGGTAAAGAAAATAGGTGTGCTTGAAGCCTacacaaaaaaacaggaagGTAGACTCTTTTCCAGCAGGTCCATAGGCTAAATAAATAACCTAGtgatgtgtgtgctgtgtgtccATTTGGAGGAGGGAATGTCCCTCTGATCCCTTCGGTCCACTGAGAAGCTTTGGCACAGAAACACCATGAGACGAGATGAGACATCACAACACGGTGCTAATGACGCTCATGCAGGCCTTGATCCAGTACTAGTGGAGATGAGGTCAGTGCAACCCAACATGCATCGCAACCATACCCTCATACTGCCAGAGCCACAGACAACAAGGGAGGGACTGAGTGGCGGAGGAGAGGCTTGGGGGGGTTGAACTAATGCTCAATGTATGAACATGGGAGGGAGTGAAAGGGGTTCAGGCGTGTAGATGGGCAATAATCGAAAATAAAAGGACCTATCGGGGGAAATGATTAAGCCACAAAAAGTACAGCTTCCTgcaaatgatgatgatgtttttgCTCAAAGTGGAGGTTTTCTtgcttctcctctgctcttctccacaCCCTTCATCTCACAGAGATGACTCCACTTCTCTGGCAATCCTGACCTCAGCCTCAGACCCAGGGCACACCTGAACTACGACCCCCGCCGCCTCTGAAGTCTCACTGATCACCTCCAGGTTTGAAGCGACTGCAGCCTTCTTGTCAGAGCCAGTGTTCTGTTTGTCCGCAGCGCCGCAGCATAGCTTGGGAGCGCACTGAGTCCGACAGGAGAGCTCGCACAGGGAGTCTCGAGACTCTGAGCTGAACGTGACAAACTCGGGCTGGATGGTGGTGGCGTGGATGCCCTCGTTGTGGAAGAAGTCCTTGATGCGTTTGGCCACCTCCATGTAAGATGTGGGGTCGTGGCATTTGATGTGCGCCGTGGCGATGATGCGGCTTCCGGCCAGCTGCCAGATGTGCAGCTCGTGGATGGCCAGGACGCCGTCCAGGCTCAGCAGACGCTCGTTGAGCCGGTGCATGTTGATCTGCTTGGGCACGGTCTGCAGCAGGATGAGGGCCGACTCTTTGAGGAGAGGGTAGGTAGTGTACAGCAGGATGCTCACCATGATGATGCACAGCGTGGGATCAAGGTAAAGAACCCAGCAGGGGCCGGCGAACTTCATGGTCGGCACAGTTGGACCCACGTGCAGATCGACAACGGTGTTGTTGTCATGGTAATGGTCAGCGGAGTGGCTGTTGACGCACGGATTCACGCACTTCTCACCTTTGATGCAGGGCTGCCACACAAAGGTGAATATTACAGCGTTGACCACTACGATGACGGAGCCCAGGGCGTCGCCCAGCACATGCAGGAAGACCCCGCGCATGTTGAGCTGCGACGACGAGTCGTGGTCGGGATCCATCTCCTCATAGTGGGTGTTTCCATTCATCTGCACCTCTGTGCTGCCTTTACAGCTGATTTCTAAAGATTAAAAAGGGAAAACAGAGATTAGTTTGGAACAGTTAAATAATCAAATGGACTTTGACACACAGGTTTCACACAAATTATATAGACCAGGGTTTATCCTACATAAAGAAGCATGTGTTTCCCACACACCCTGAAAGAAGATTTTATCTGGGGCTAACAGGTTTGTTAGTATTTAATATACTAAACCATAATAACACAGTTTAGGTTATCAAATTGTAAGAAATTGCAAGGACTAAGGTAACACAGTCCCTTTGTCTAGACTGACTgtaccccccaccccaccccacggGCCCATTCTGAGCATGGGGACTATGCACACTGAACGATTGTTAATCATATAGTTAAgatggtggggggggggggggggggggggggggggggggggaatcatgTCACCTGACAACAGAATTCTGTGCATTGTCCTGTTGTTTTTGGTCATGTGATAAGAAAACATGTATTCAgttttgaataaaattaaacccCACTTTCCAACACCGTCAAAAACTCCCAGTGAACCCTActcggttttgtttttctcctggTAAAAACTCTGGATGCCATCAAATGGCAGCCAGCTGTTAAATACAATGCCATTATTAAGAGCGAAAGGGGAAAAGTTCATGTGAAACTACATACAATGTTGCAGATTTCACTGCTGAAGACTTCATCTTGTGACTGAATCTGTGCTATATAACTGCCCAAGGCCACACTCAGGAAAACAACATGCCagatgaccaaagaaaaaaacctaaacgCAGCAAAATGCTGCTCAGTAATTCACATTAGGCAAATTCAGTTAGTAATGGCAGGCAACACACTCTAAGCTGGGGCAACGGCACCTGAGCAACGATGGCTCGCTTCCATCCCAGGGACCAAGCTGGTCTATTCATCAGTGGCTAATGGTGTGTCTGGGGCTGTCGACTCCACAGCTACACTGATGTATGGCCCAGTAACAGCAATCAGTGCATGGAGGGGCAGGGGATATAACCCCCATTTATTGAAACTGGCAGGGTCTAACAGTGCGGGGGGAAGAATAAATGAGTTTCTGTATGTTTAACCCTTCAGTTAGACTGACCAGCAGAAAGGGCCACGGAAGCTCTCCAGTGCTGCTGTGAAACTTTTTAACTGACATGCAGACACCAACATGAGGTTATCAGTACAATCAACTTGTCTGGTAAGAAGCGTTTAATGTAACAAAAATGTATGGTGGACAAGCTGATTGTCCAGCTGCTGCCCCACTTTGGCCTTTGACCGGTTTTTCTTCCACTCAATACCTTGTAGAAGCACAATTAAATTAAGAAGAAGCTAAAATAAAAGCTGCCTGTATGCAGATGAGTTTGTTTTGCTTCTGATTCCTTGCTGATAGCTGACAGCCAGGTGAGTGTAAAGGGGGGGCACCTACTtcactgcatttatttttaagctTTAGTTACTAATTATTTAGCAGATAAGGTAACTCACTAagccaggggtgcccaatcccggtcctcgagagctaccgtcctgcagcttttagatgcatccttgttcccacacacccgaatcaaatgaatggcttgttatcaggcctttgccaaacatgatggcatgctgaagaggtaatcaaaccatttgattcagctgtgttggagtagggatgcatctaaaagctgcaggatagtagctcttgaggactgggattgggcagccctgcacTAAGCTCTTCAGGGGGTCAGGAGACTTTACAAGGATCCCACTATAAGTTTTAAATACCGGCCCAAGCTACAGTCAGTGTGGAAATTCAGGTAAAAACTTAAAATCGAGTTCAGTTTGACTCAGCTGTGTCAGTCAGAAACTTCTCGTTATCATTATTTAGAAGCCAGAGTGAAACCTGAGGCTTTACCCAGGAATGTCACCAACACGGAGACCATGTTTCCAAGGATAGAATAACCCAACAAATATGAGACGCCAAACACATATGTcaagaaaaaaccccaatacGGATTAGTCACTTGGGCAGTTCTCAGGGCAGGCTGATGCACTGTTACACAATCTGGAGTGCTAACAGTGAAGATAAAGACTGGCACATGTATCCAGATTAATGGTGAGATAGTGAGGGTGGACTGTCCATTTCAAAACtaaagcaccaacaactcaTTGCTCACCATTTCTTGGTCTCCCATCGCCTGGGCTGTTGTGATTTCCCACCAAGTTGTTGGTCTCCTCTCCCGAAGACCCGTTTCCAGCCTTCGAGTTCTTGCTCGTTTTGCCCCGCTTATTCTTACTCCCATGAGAGTGCCCTCCGTGAGAGTGTCCGTGGCCTCCGCCCGCGTGGCCGTGGAACAAGCAGAGCCCCAGCAGGTTAACCAGAAGCCCCGCGGCACCGACCCCGGCCACCACCACTGGAGACTCGATCTCGTGGGGCTCGGTGAAACGCTCGACCGCCTCCAGGACGATGGTGAAGCACAGCGCCGTGAGAAAGACGGCATTGACCAGAGCCCCCATCACCTCCGCTCGGATCCAGCCGAAGGTGTTCTTGTTGGTCGCCTGGGTTTTTTCCGCGAACCGAACCGCCACTAGAGCCACGACGAGTGCGATGACATCCGACAGCATATGGAAGGAGTCCGACAGCATTGACAGGGACGAGGTCATCCGACTGACCACCACTTCCACGATGAAAAACCCAAAAGTCAATGATAGCATGCACAGCAGCCGGGCACGATTGGGTTCGCAAGCCATTTTTCCTTCCTCACAGTCGATTCAAGTTTAAGTTAGCGTTGAAGAAATCAGCAGGTTTGAGAAAGCCCAAGAAATCCCCACGACATCCGCTGGTTGGCTTTCCCGTTTAACTCCGGGCTACGTTAAGCTAGCTTGGCTCCCTGAGACAATACGATCGCTGGTAATATCATCCGCGTAAAACACTCTTATTCGGCGACGGCAGCAACACTCGGCTATATCTGAGGACAAACACACACCGAATCAATTGGCGATTAAAAAATGATTCAGCAACCGTATAAATACCAGCACCTTCCTCGCTCGTTTTGCCGACGAGCTCCGCTTTGCAGACGGCTGAAACTTTGCACCCGAGCCGGTAAACTTTCCACACGGAACACGGCACATAGCGGGACACGCCTACTACGATTTCCGTTGGTCGACGAGCTACAGAGAGGAACGTAATTGGTCACGTTCTGCAACTCTTGCAAGTAGGCGGCGCAAAGAAGCCAAACAACGGTGGTTGCTACGCACGCTAATGGCAATTGTAATATCGCGATGAGGTCCGTAACTGATTCGTAAATCTTGGCGTTTCAGCTGAAACCAGGTGACTGCGAAGAATCACAGAAACTGAGCCCTTATcagtaaaaacacttttttatacAATCAGTGGTCTTTACTCAGCTTTTAATCACGGAAAAATCCCTAAATAAATTTACTGATGTTCCAACTACACACTATAATTGCttcctttattttatattttattttccaaatGTCCGTATACTTACGCTgtaaaatgatttaattttacattaagtTAAATACaagttgccccccccccctccaagaaaaaaccaaccaaacaagcaaacacaaaaaacctcAGTAATCAAGCCAGTAAGCTACCAGCTTCAATGGAAATAAAGACAGATGTAACAATAAATTACATCTAATCTGCTACTTACTCAAAGCAAAGGCTTGTTTGCAAATTGCATTTTAATATCTTTTCATGGAAAAGTGATGACCCCTTGTGGGAGCTagtgttat from Maylandia zebra isolate NMK-2024a linkage group LG15, Mzebra_GT3a, whole genome shotgun sequence includes the following:
- the slc30a1a gene encoding zinc transporter 1a, translating into MACEPNRARLLCMLSLTFGFFIVEVVVSRMTSSLSMLSDSFHMLSDVIALVVALVAVRFAEKTQATNKNTFGWIRAEVMGALVNAVFLTALCFTIVLEAVERFTEPHEIESPVVVAGVGAAGLLVNLLGLCLFHGHAGGGHGHSHGGHSHGSKNKRGKTSKNSKAGNGSSGEETNNLVGNHNSPGDGRPRNEISCKGSTEVQMNGNTHYEEMDPDHDSSSQLNMRGVFLHVLGDALGSVIVVVNAVIFTFVWQPCIKGEKCVNPCVNSHSADHYHDNNTVVDLHVGPTVPTMKFAGPCWVLYLDPTLCIIMVSILLYTTYPLLKESALILLQTVPKQINMHRLNERLLSLDGVLAIHELHIWQLAGSRIIATAHIKCHDPTSYMEVAKRIKDFFHNEGIHATTIQPEFVTFSSESRDSLCELSCRTQCAPKLCCGAADKQNTGSDKKAAVASNLEVISETSEAAGVVVQVCPGSEAEVRIAREVESSL